ATTTGAAATTTCAGACGCTGAGATCATTGGTTCCTCCTAATTTGACTCACATTTTTTCATAATAGGGAAATTCAAAAGGCGTTTCAAGTCAAGAGTTATGAATGCGCCCCACCTTCTTTGCTTACTCCACGCCATATTTTAAAAAGTTTTTGGCTAGTACGTGTTTTACATGTAAAAGCATTTTTTCGCATTCCAGTGGATTAAACTTGAATCACCCCATATCAATTCCCTTCATTTTTTAATTTTCTTATTTCACTATTCCCATTAATGGTTGTCCCCTCCTCCCTTGTCAAGAAATTCATTAAGATTTCTTTCAAAGGGGTAAAAAATATGCCATTGGATACGGCAACGATTAACAAAAACACAGAAGGCCTATTTATAAACTATCTTCATCCAGTCAGTACAGCTGACTAGCTATCCGTTATCTCATTTTATTTTTATTGATTTTAGAGTATTTTATTTAGCGCGAAGCTCGTCTGAAAGGTAAAAAAACCGCAAAAGAAATCTTAAACTAACTCTTTTCTTTCATCGGTTTCTTGGAAAGCTTTTAAAGTTTCATTGTCACTGATTAAATAATCTCTTAGGCAACTAAAAACTAGGTCTTTTATTCCCATAAAGGCAGCCATTGCTTTCAGCCGCTTATGCTCTTCAGAAGGCATATCTATAGCCATCCTTGCCTGTTCATGATGATGTTGCTGCTGAATAGTCATAGCTTACATCCCTATTTGTGGTTTCCTGCAAACATGCTGGTTTTTGTTGGTTGACATTATTAATTCATGTGTAGTTTCCTGTAAACACGAGGTTTTTGTGGCCTTGTTGCACAATAGCCCTCACAGCATAGAATATATGGTTGCCAACTAAGGCACAGGTTTACCCTAACCCTATGCAGCCTTTAGGCCGCTTCAAACACCCAGTCAAACCTTGGCATTCCAAGTTTATTCATCTTGTTAATTACCATACACT
This genomic window from Chlamydiales bacterium STE3 contains:
- a CDS encoding Uncharacterized protein (Product derived from UniProtKB/Trembl:K2ECD6); this translates as MTIQQQHHHEQARMAIDMPSEEHKRLKAMAAFMGIKDLVFSCLRDYLISDNETLKAFQETDERKELV